The Polymorphobacter megasporae genome window below encodes:
- a CDS encoding ATP-dependent DNA helicase yields MPAGLPYPALVANHAGIWIDAVPVSRGEAIRRAADTPHLLLNAAVTASRLGYPELSGMDLLELFAFVHPARFVVPTTGGLARVLDLPVPGDGAAESGFLRDAAALLLDRLGAADWRERHGAYGIAQALGRLRWSWGSEVARRIKAPERPERTVFTTLPKWEDAPPRAKPRDVAVADGEVDARLDRMLGIGAERRDGQRAYARAAAHAFRPRSLASAPNVALIEAGTGIGKTLGYLAPATLWAETAQGTVWLSTYTKALQRQLDHETARAYDPTVKAAKVVVRKGRENYLCLLNLEDAVQGGFAGRPAIFAQLAARWAEYSRDGDMVGGDLPGWLMTLFGRPAFAALTDRRGECVYAGCPHYRTCFIERSTRASIHADLVIANHALVMINAVRGRAEGAAMTRIVFDEGHHLFDAADATFAVALTGNEAIEVRRWILGPEKSARGRRRGLSARLSDLISYDTEGALALEEASRAARALPADGWGARLVAGIADGPVELLLAAVRAQVFARAADRPGHSEAGYSLETEVAEVQPAVVEAAEGAAQALEALSRPLAALEARLVAVLDDAPDWLDGAARARVEGAAAGLRLRCQTLGSWVGLLARLGGPADADFIDWFAVDRIEGRELDVGVHRHWLDPTRPLAKAVFEPAHGVIVTSATLRARTAVRASAGNSAANGADSGAPDDDWRTSELRTGVTHLALPPQRFAVDSPFDYAANARVLIVTDIKRGDIPALATAYRRLIEAADGGTLGLFTAIARLRAVHARIADPLAKAGFPLYAQHVDPIDTGTLVDIFRAEPRASLIGTDALRDGVDVPGQSLRLVVMEGVPWPRPTVLHAARRAAFGGAAYDDLVTAGRLAQAFGRLIRRADDRGTFVLIGPAVPSRLLTAFPAGTRIDRVGIDAAVAAVRDSQHIAAPVD; encoded by the coding sequence ATGCCCGCTGGTCTCCCTTACCCTGCGCTTGTCGCCAACCATGCCGGGATCTGGATCGATGCCGTCCCGGTGTCGCGCGGGGAGGCGATCCGGCGCGCGGCGGACACTCCGCACCTGCTGCTCAACGCGGCGGTAACCGCGTCGCGCCTTGGCTATCCGGAATTGTCGGGGATGGACCTGCTCGAACTGTTCGCCTTCGTCCATCCGGCGCGCTTCGTCGTGCCGACCACCGGGGGGCTGGCGCGGGTTCTCGACCTGCCAGTTCCCGGCGACGGGGCGGCGGAGAGCGGCTTTCTGCGCGATGCGGCGGCGCTGTTGCTCGACCGGCTCGGCGCGGCGGACTGGCGTGAACGGCACGGCGCGTACGGGATCGCGCAGGCGCTCGGCCGACTCCGCTGGAGCTGGGGGAGCGAGGTCGCGCGGCGGATCAAGGCCCCCGAACGTCCCGAACGGACGGTGTTCACGACGTTGCCGAAGTGGGAAGACGCGCCGCCCCGCGCCAAGCCGCGCGACGTCGCGGTCGCCGATGGCGAGGTCGACGCCCGCCTCGACCGGATGCTTGGGATCGGGGCCGAGCGCCGCGACGGGCAGCGCGCGTATGCCCGCGCCGCCGCGCATGCCTTCCGACCGCGCAGCCTCGCGTCCGCTCCCAATGTCGCGCTGATCGAGGCCGGGACGGGGATCGGCAAGACGCTCGGCTATCTCGCCCCGGCGACGTTGTGGGCCGAGACCGCGCAGGGGACGGTGTGGCTGTCGACCTACACCAAGGCGTTGCAGCGCCAGTTGGATCACGAGACCGCGCGCGCCTACGACCCGACGGTCAAGGCGGCGAAGGTCGTCGTCCGCAAGGGCCGCGAGAACTACCTCTGCCTGCTCAACCTCGAGGACGCGGTCCAGGGCGGGTTCGCCGGGCGGCCCGCGATCTTCGCGCAGCTCGCGGCGCGCTGGGCAGAATATAGCCGCGACGGCGACATGGTCGGCGGCGACCTGCCGGGGTGGTTGATGACCCTGTTCGGGCGCCCGGCGTTCGCCGCGCTGACCGATCGGCGCGGCGAGTGCGTCTACGCCGGCTGCCCGCACTACCGGACGTGCTTCATCGAACGATCGACCCGCGCCAGCATCCACGCCGACCTCGTCATCGCCAACCACGCACTGGTGATGATCAACGCCGTCCGCGGGCGCGCCGAGGGGGCGGCGATGACGCGGATCGTGTTCGACGAGGGGCATCATTTGTTCGACGCCGCCGACGCAACCTTCGCCGTCGCGCTGACCGGCAACGAGGCGATCGAGGTCCGCCGCTGGATTCTCGGCCCGGAGAAGTCCGCGCGCGGGCGGCGGCGCGGGCTGTCGGCGCGGCTGTCGGACCTGATCAGCTACGACACCGAAGGCGCGCTGGCGCTCGAGGAAGCGAGCCGTGCCGCTCGCGCCCTGCCCGCCGACGGCTGGGGCGCGCGGCTGGTTGCCGGCATCGCCGACGGGCCGGTCGAACTGCTCCTCGCCGCCGTCCGCGCACAGGTGTTCGCCCGCGCCGCCGACCGCCCCGGACACAGCGAAGCCGGCTATAGTCTCGAAACCGAGGTCGCCGAGGTCCAACCCGCGGTCGTCGAAGCCGCCGAGGGCGCGGCACAGGCCCTCGAAGCACTTTCGCGGCCGCTCGCGGCCCTCGAAGCGCGACTTGTCGCGGTCCTCGACGACGCCCCCGACTGGCTCGACGGCGCGGCGCGGGCACGAGTCGAGGGCGCGGCGGCGGGGCTGCGGCTGCGTTGCCAGACGCTCGGTAGCTGGGTCGGGCTGCTCGCGCGGCTCGGCGGCCCCGCCGACGCCGACTTCATCGACTGGTTTGCGGTCGACCGGATCGAGGGCCGCGAGCTCGACGTCGGCGTCCATCGCCACTGGCTCGACCCGACGCGGCCGCTGGCGAAGGCGGTGTTCGAACCGGCGCATGGTGTCATCGTGACCTCGGCGACACTGCGGGCGCGAACAGCGGTGCGGGCCAGTGCGGGCAACAGTGCGGCCAATGGCGCGGACAGCGGTGCGCCCGACGACGACTGGCGGACGTCGGAGCTGAGGACCGGGGTGACGCACCTCGCCTTGCCACCGCAGCGGTTCGCGGTTGACAGCCCGTTTGACTATGCGGCCAACGCCCGGGTGCTGATTGTCACCGACATCAAGCGCGGCGATATCCCCGCACTTGCGACCGCGTACCGGCGGCTGATCGAGGCGGCGGACGGCGGCACGCTCGGGCTGTTCACCGCGATCGCCCGGCTGCGCGCGGTCCACGCGCGGATCGCCGACCCGCTGGCGAAGGCGGGGTTTCCGCTCTACGCCCAGCACGTCGACCCGATCGACACCGGCACGCTCGTCGACATTTTTCGTGCCGAACCAAGGGCTTCTTTGATCGGTACCGATGCGCTCAGGGACGGCGTCGACGTCCCCGGTCAGTCGCTGCGCCTCGTCGTTATGGAGGGGGTGCCGTGGCCGCGCCCGACCGTCCTCCACGCCGCGCGCCGAGCGGCATTTGGCGGCGCGGCGTACGACGACCTCGTCACCGCCGGGCGGCTCGCGCAGGCGTTCGGGCGCCTGATCCGCCGCGCCGACGACCGCGGCACCTTCGTCCTGATCGGCCCCGCTGTACCAAGCCGGCTCCTCACCGCTTTCCCCGCCGGCACCCGCATCGACCGCGTCGGCATCGACGCCGCCGTCGCCGCCGTCCGCGACAGCCAGCACATCGCTGCACCCGTCGATTAA
- a CDS encoding SixA phosphatase family protein, protein MKTLTLLRHAKSTWDDPVERDFDRPLNGRGRRAAARIGQWLRDEGRGDDGAPFDHVRASPAVRVRQTIEGVEDGLRRRLNPMFDARIYLASAVTLLDIVQGFEESAATALLIGHNPGLEDLLLLVTPDADPLRGEAEIKYPTATLAVLDLDIATWRDAGAGCAHLRHFIRPRDLDASLGPDD, encoded by the coding sequence GTGAAGACGCTGACCTTGCTGCGCCATGCCAAGTCGACGTGGGACGACCCCGTCGAGCGCGATTTCGATCGGCCATTGAACGGTCGCGGGCGCCGTGCGGCGGCGCGGATCGGGCAATGGCTGCGCGACGAGGGGCGCGGCGATGATGGCGCACCCTTCGACCATGTCCGCGCGTCCCCGGCGGTGCGTGTCCGCCAAACCATCGAGGGTGTCGAGGACGGGTTGCGGCGGCGGCTGAACCCGATGTTCGACGCGCGCATCTATCTCGCAAGCGCGGTGACATTGCTCGATATCGTCCAGGGTTTCGAAGAATCTGCAGCGACCGCGCTGCTGATCGGCCACAACCCGGGGCTCGAGGACCTGCTCCTGCTCGTCACCCCCGACGCCGATCCGTTGCGGGGGGAGGCCGAGATCAAATATCCGACGGCGACCCTCGCGGTCCTCGACCTCGATATCGCGACGTGGCGCGACGCCGGCGCCGGCTGCGCGCACCTGCGCCACTTCATCCGCCCGCGCGACCTCGACGCCAGCCTCGGCCCGGACGACTGA
- a CDS encoding NAD(P)/FAD-dependent oxidoreductase, producing the protein MAEAEDCDVVIVGGGPAGLTAAIYLARFHLRTIVVDAGHSRAETIPLTRNHAGYPGGITGTALVAAMREQAVEYGASVVVDRVERMERDGDSFVAHGSAGSVRARAVLLATGVFNHRPAIDDALHDAALAAGALRYCPICDGYEVTDRKVGIIGTSDRGTKEALFLRGYTGDVTLVAADGPHDLTAEQRGRLADAGVVLIDGPARDFTLGGDGLSFTAADGRLSFASVYPALGSEIHSELAEALGAKTENAGCVIVDTHQRTSIKGLYAAGDVVLGLDQISHAMGEGGVAATTIRNDLAEVRPTYR; encoded by the coding sequence ATGGCCGAGGCAGAGGATTGCGATGTCGTCATCGTCGGCGGTGGCCCGGCGGGGCTGACCGCCGCAATCTATCTCGCGCGATTCCACCTGCGGACGATCGTCGTCGATGCCGGGCATAGCCGCGCCGAAACCATCCCATTGACGCGTAACCACGCCGGCTACCCCGGCGGGATTACCGGCACTGCGCTCGTCGCGGCGATGCGCGAGCAGGCCGTCGAATATGGCGCGTCGGTCGTCGTCGACCGGGTCGAGCGCATGGAGCGTGACGGCGACAGCTTCGTCGCGCACGGCAGCGCCGGGTCCGTCCGCGCGCGCGCCGTCTTGCTCGCGACCGGCGTGTTCAACCACCGCCCGGCAATCGACGACGCCCTCCACGACGCCGCTCTCGCCGCGGGCGCATTGCGCTATTGCCCGATCTGCGACGGCTATGAGGTTACCGATCGCAAGGTCGGCATCATCGGTACCAGCGACCGCGGGACCAAGGAGGCGCTGTTCCTGCGCGGCTATACCGGCGACGTCACGCTCGTCGCCGCCGACGGGCCGCACGATTTGACGGCTGAGCAACGCGGCAGGCTTGCCGACGCGGGTGTCGTCCTGATCGACGGTCCGGCCCGCGACTTCACCCTCGGCGGCGACGGTCTTTCGTTCACGGCGGCAGACGGGCGACTCTCGTTCGCTAGCGTTTATCCGGCGCTCGGATCGGAAATCCACTCCGAACTCGCCGAAGCGCTGGGCGCGAAGACCGAGAACGCCGGCTGCGTCATCGTCGACACGCACCAGCGAACGAGCATCAAGGGCCTCTATGCCGCGGGCGACGTCGTCCTCGGACTCGACCAGATCAGCCATGCGATGGGCGAGGGCGGGGTCGCCGCGACGACGATCCGCAACGACCTCGCCGAGGTCAGGCCGACGTACCGGTAG
- a CDS encoding HesB/IscA family protein, giving the protein MDALAEAPTAPRVRRPRPAPITVTANAAARIADLIAKAPEAAAGVRLTTPKRGCSGLAYSLTYVTEAKPGDEAVATPGGTLFIDGGSLMYLIGSEMDWAEDDFAAGFVFNNPNAKGQCGCGESFTV; this is encoded by the coding sequence ATGGACGCCCTCGCCGAAGCGCCGACCGCCCCGCGTGTCCGCCGCCCGCGTCCCGCGCCGATCACCGTGACCGCCAACGCCGCCGCACGCATCGCCGACCTGATCGCAAAGGCCCCCGAAGCCGCTGCCGGCGTCAGGCTGACCACCCCCAAGCGCGGCTGCTCTGGCCTCGCTTATTCATTGACCTATGTTACCGAAGCCAAGCCCGGCGACGAGGCGGTCGCGACCCCGGGCGGGACGCTTTTCATCGACGGCGGCTCGCTGATGTACCTGATCGGCAGCGAGATGGACTGGGCCGAGGACGATTTCGCCGCTGGCTTCGTCTTCAACAACCCTAACGCCAAGGGGCAGTGCGGCTGCGGCGAGAGCTTCACCGTTTGA
- a CDS encoding SUF system Fe-S cluster assembly protein → MSDLNETGRSFTTVEVDEAPVVAKAPPVGSAHQRDYLEGFLNQPPATIPADAPGGEVHDAVIEALRGIFDPEIPVNIYDLGLIYGVEVDEGHVTVSMTLTTPHCPVAETMPGEVEMRVMTVPGVATADVNLVWDPAWDPGKMSDEAKLELGML, encoded by the coding sequence ATGAGCGATCTCAACGAGACTGGGCGCAGCTTCACCACCGTCGAAGTCGACGAAGCCCCCGTCGTGGCGAAAGCGCCCCCGGTCGGCTCCGCTCATCAGCGCGATTATCTCGAAGGCTTTCTCAACCAGCCCCCCGCGACCATTCCAGCCGATGCGCCCGGTGGCGAGGTCCATGACGCGGTGATCGAGGCGCTGCGCGGCATCTTCGACCCCGAAATCCCGGTCAACATCTACGACCTCGGCCTGATCTATGGCGTCGAGGTCGACGAGGGCCATGTCACCGTGTCGATGACGCTGACGACGCCGCACTGCCCGGTTGCCGAGACGATGCCCGGCGAGGTCGAGATGCGCGTGATGACCGTCCCCGGAGTCGCCACCGCCGACGTCAATCTCGTCTGGGACCCGGCATGGGACCCCGGCAAGATGTCCGACGAGGCCAAGCTCGAACTGGGGATGCTTTGA
- a CDS encoding aminotransferase class V-fold PLP-dependent enzyme has translation MNAPVFNLRHDHRADFPGLADNWAYLDSAATAQKPAVVIDAIARAYGPEYATVHRGVYARSATMTERYEAARATVARFIGGSADEIVFVRGATEAINLVANSWGNSLKPGDRILISALEHHSNIVPWQLLRDRTGIEIDVAPLTADHQIDLDALEAMLTPRTKLVAVTHISNVLGGVTDIARVAAAAHAFGALLLVDGCQAAPRLAIDVAALGADFYTFSGHKLYGPTGIGVLWARREILGAMPPWHGGGSMIETVTFERTTYAPAPARFEAGTPHIVGAIGLAAAIDYVEGIGINVIDAHERSLALAARDALRGINSVTLFGPDASAGIVSFAVAGVHPHDIGTILDEGGVAIRAGHHCCQPLMHALGVPATARASFAVYNDMSDVERLVDGVKRVTRIFG, from the coding sequence ATGAACGCCCCCGTCTTCAACCTCCGCCACGACCACCGCGCCGATTTCCCCGGCCTCGCCGACAATTGGGCGTACCTAGACTCCGCCGCGACCGCGCAGAAGCCCGCCGTCGTCATCGACGCGATCGCGCGCGCCTATGGCCCGGAATATGCGACCGTCCATCGCGGCGTCTATGCCCGCTCGGCGACGATGACCGAGCGTTACGAGGCAGCGCGTGCGACCGTCGCGCGCTTCATCGGCGGAAGCGCCGACGAGATCGTCTTCGTTCGCGGCGCGACCGAGGCGATCAATCTCGTCGCCAATTCGTGGGGCAACAGCCTCAAGCCCGGCGACCGCATCCTGATCTCGGCGCTCGAACACCACAGCAATATCGTGCCGTGGCAGTTGCTCCGTGACCGCACCGGGATCGAGATCGACGTCGCCCCGCTTACCGCCGATCATCAGATTGACCTCGACGCGCTCGAAGCCATGCTGACCCCGCGGACGAAACTCGTCGCGGTGACGCACATCTCGAACGTCCTGGGCGGCGTCACTGACATCGCCCGGGTTGCTGCCGCCGCGCACGCATTCGGGGCGCTTCTCCTCGTCGACGGCTGCCAGGCGGCCCCCCGGCTGGCGATCGACGTCGCCGCGCTCGGCGCCGATTTCTATACCTTCTCGGGTCACAAGCTTTACGGGCCAACCGGGATCGGCGTGCTGTGGGCGCGCCGCGAGATCCTCGGCGCCATGCCGCCGTGGCACGGCGGCGGCTCGATGATCGAGACGGTGACCTTCGAGCGCACGACCTACGCCCCCGCCCCCGCGCGCTTCGAGGCGGGCACCCCGCACATCGTCGGCGCGATCGGGCTGGCGGCGGCGATCGACTATGTCGAGGGCATCGGCATCAACGTCATCGACGCGCACGAACGCAGTCTCGCCCTCGCCGCGCGCGATGCCCTGCGCGGGATCAACTCGGTAACCTTGTTCGGCCCCGACGCGTCGGCGGGCATTGTCAGCTTCGCGGTCGCCGGGGTGCATCCGCACGATATCGGCACCATATTGGACGAGGGCGGGGTCGCCATCCGCGCCGGGCATCACTGCTGCCAGCCGCTGATGCACGCGCTCGGGGTGCCGGCGACGGCGCGCGCGAGCTTCGCGGTGTACAACGATATGAGCGACGTCGAGCGGCTGGTCGACGGGGTCAAGCGAGTGACGAGGATCTTCGGATGA
- a CDS encoding SufD family Fe-S cluster assembly protein produces MTGRTTALPTRRDEAWRYSDLAAVARVWPVAAPEVVVVPAGTSLTRDILQDAADGAVGIVQLDITVEAGARFDMTVLNFGGTYGRVALDITLGDGAHFGLGGVILGRGEQTLEIVTTVRHAEPNATSHQTIRSVLDDRATGSFLGKVAVARDAQKSDAVQSVKALLLSRSATANAKPELEIFADDVKCAHGATVGELNAQALFYLASRGVGPDEAKALLTEAFIADALTGNEAFAALAVDWLRSAA; encoded by the coding sequence GTGACGGGCCGCACGACCGCGCTGCCGACCCGCCGCGACGAGGCGTGGCGCTATAGCGACCTCGCCGCCGTCGCGCGCGTCTGGCCGGTCGCGGCCCCCGAAGTCGTCGTCGTTCCCGCCGGGACGAGCCTGACCCGCGATATCCTTCAGGATGCCGCCGACGGCGCAGTCGGGATCGTCCAGCTCGACATCACCGTCGAAGCCGGGGCGCGGTTCGACATGACCGTGCTCAATTTCGGCGGCACCTATGGCCGAGTCGCGCTCGACATCACGCTTGGCGACGGCGCGCACTTCGGTCTCGGCGGAGTGATCCTCGGGCGCGGTGAGCAGACGCTCGAAATCGTCACCACCGTCCGCCATGCGGAGCCGAATGCGACGAGCCACCAGACGATCCGCAGCGTCCTCGACGACCGCGCGACGGGGAGCTTCCTCGGCAAGGTCGCGGTTGCCCGCGACGCGCAGAAGTCCGACGCGGTCCAGTCGGTCAAGGCGCTGCTGCTGTCGCGCTCGGCGACCGCCAACGCCAAGCCCGAACTCGAAATCTTCGCCGACGACGTCAAGTGCGCCCACGGTGCTACGGTCGGCGAATTGAACGCTCAGGCCCTGTTCTACCTCGCCAGCCGCGGCGTCGGCCCCGATGAGGCGAAGGCGTTGCTGACGGAGGCGTTCATCGCCGACGCGCTGACCGGCAACGAAGCGTTTGCGGCGCTGGCGGTCGACTGGCTGCGGAGCGCGGCATGA
- the sufC gene encoding Fe-S cluster assembly ATPase SufC, which translates to MLTITDLHATVDGKAILNGLSLTVAAGEVHAIMGPNGAGKSTLSYVLAGRAGYEVTAGSVTLDGTDLLALDAHERAAAGLFLGLQYPVEIPGVSNLTFLRTALNAQRRARGEAEASGAEFMKLVKTEAEGFGLSMDMLKRPVNVGFSGGEKKRNEMVQMAVLNPRVAVLDETDSGLDIDALRVVSDGINRGRSPSRATLLITHYQRLLDYVVPDRVHVLVGGRIVRSGGPELALTLERDGYQDIAA; encoded by the coding sequence ATGCTGACCATCACCGACCTTCACGCGACCGTCGACGGCAAGGCGATCCTCAACGGCCTGAGCCTGACCGTCGCCGCGGGCGAGGTCCACGCGATCATGGGGCCGAACGGTGCCGGCAAATCGACGCTGTCGTATGTCCTCGCCGGGCGCGCGGGCTATGAGGTCACGGCGGGTTCGGTAACGCTCGACGGGACCGACCTGCTCGCCCTCGATGCACATGAGCGCGCGGCGGCGGGGCTGTTCCTCGGGCTGCAATATCCGGTCGAAATCCCCGGCGTGTCGAACCTGACCTTCCTCCGCACCGCGCTCAACGCCCAGCGCCGTGCGCGCGGCGAGGCCGAGGCATCGGGGGCCGAGTTCATGAAATTGGTCAAGACCGAGGCCGAGGGCTTCGGCCTGTCGATGGATATGCTCAAGCGCCCGGTCAACGTCGGCTTCTCGGGCGGCGAGAAGAAGCGCAACGAGATGGTGCAGATGGCGGTCCTCAATCCGCGAGTCGCGGTGCTCGACGAGACCGATTCGGGCCTCGACATTGACGCGCTGCGCGTGGTGTCCGACGGGATCAACCGCGGGCGCTCGCCGAGCCGCGCGACGTTGCTCATCACCCATTACCAGCGCCTGCTCGACTATGTCGTTCCCGACCGTGTCCACGTCCTCGTCGGCGGGCGAATCGTCCGCAGCGGCGGCCCCGAACTCGCGCTGACGCTCGAGCGCGACGGCTATCAGGACATTGCCGCGTGA